DNA from Sulfurimonas xiamenensis:
AGAACTTGCAGCAGTATGTGCAATGTTGGGATATCTGCCGACAAAAGAGGAGTATTTAAATATTGTTCCTAAAAAAATAGGCGGTAAAGAAGCTGATATATATAAATATCTTAACTTTAACCTTATAAAAGATTATAAGTTATAATATAAATTTACATAAGAGAATCTTTTAAAATTCTCTTATGTTGAAAATTATTTAATCTCTTATAATATCAAACTTTAAAGAAAAAATTGGTTTAAATATAGTTGTATCAATAACTTGATTTTGTTTTTGATTTTTAAAAGTTATTTTAACTCTGTTCTCAAATTCATCTAAATATGATATTGATTCAATTAAAGAGTTATGCTTTATTATTGTAAATTTAGAGTCTCTGTAGTAGGCTAAATATTTATTTTCTTCAATTTTTTTAGCATTAGATATAATTTTAAAAAAATCAAAATTTGATTCTAGTCTTCTAATAATAACTTGTTCTATTTCCGGTTCAACAACTGTTACTTCAAATTTATTTATATATACATATTTCTCAACAGGTTTTTTATAGCTCCACTTAACATTTTGAGGTTTTAATGCCACAATATGACCACTGTATATAATTGTTTTATCTTTTTCATCTGTAATACTTTGTGTAAAATCTGCTTCAAATGAAGTAATCTCTTCAAGTGATGCAAATAACTGCATGCTTATTAAAATTGTTAAAAAAAGGTATCTCATTTCTATCCTATTTTTTAAAAATTATATCAAAGTGACTGTTTACATATTATTTAAAAATCATTCTATGATTTATGCAAATTGTTATTATAAGTATGATAAAATAAGGAGAATTTCAATGATGGGTGCATAAAAAACGCACTTATCTACAATAAGGTTGCGAATTGCTACAGGCATTAATGGGTAAGATTTTTGGTACTACAAATGATCGTGAATTAAAAAAATATACAAAAATTGTCAATAAAATAAATAATTTAGAGAGTAAATATAAAGCTCTGAAAGATGATGAGTTAAAAGCTGCTTTTTTAGAGATTAAGAATAGTGTTTTAAACAAAGAGAAGAGCTTAGATGATGTTTTGCCAGACTCTTTTGCCATAACAAGAGAAGCAAGTGTTAGAACTCTTAATATGAGACACTTTGATGTTCAACTTATTGGTGGTGTTGTTCTGCATGAAGGCAGAATTGCAGAAATGAAAACAGGTGAAGGAAAAACACTTGTGGCAACTTTGCCAATTGTTCTTAATGCAATTACAGGCAAAGGCGTGCATCTTGTTACGGTTAACGATTATCTCGCTTCAAGAGACGGAAACGAAATGCGTCCTCTTTATGAGTTTTTGGGATTTAGCGTAGGTGTTATTTTAGATGAGATGCATGATCCGGCTGTAAAAAAAGAAGTTTATAATGCTGATATTACTTATGGTACAAATAATGAATTTGGTTTTGATTATCTAAGAGACAATATGAGTTATTCTCGTGATCATATGGTTCAAAGAGGACATAATTTTGTTATTGTAGATGAAGTAGATAGTATTTTAATTGATGAAGCTAGAACACCATTAATTATATCGGGACCTACAAACAGGGCACTTCAAGATTTTGCAGATGCTAATAAAATAGCGCTTCAACTTGTCAAAGATGAACATTTTAGTGTTGATGAAAAAGATAAAGTTGTTTTGCTTACCGAAGAGGGAATTACAAAAGCGGAAGAGCTTTTTAAGGTTGAAAATCTTTATAGTCCGGAGAATGCCTCATTATCTCATATACTTGATCAGGCATTAAAAGCAAACTATCTTTTTGAGAGAGATGTTGATTATGTAGTAAATAACGGTGAAGTTGTTATTGTAGATGAGTTTACTGGTCGTCTGAGCGAAGGCCGCCGCTATTCTGAGGGTCTGCACCAAGCGCTTGAAGCAAAAGAGGGTGTGGAGATAAAAGAAGAGACACAAACACTTGCGGATATTACATTTCAAAACTATTTTAGAATGTATGATAAATTAGCCGGCATGACAGGAACGGCACAAACAGAAGCATCTGAGTTTGCTCAAATATACTCTCTTGATGTTATCTCAATTCCTACAAATATCCCGGTAATAAGAAAAGATCTGAACGACCTTATCTATAAAACAGAAAAAGAGAAATTTGAAGCTGCAATAAAAAAGATAAAAGAACTTTCAAAAACAGGTCAGCCTGTCCTTATCGGTACCGCTTCTATCGATAAGTCAGAAGTTCTTCATGAGATGCTTAAAAAAGAAAAAATTGCGCATACTGTACTTAATGCAAAAAATCATGCACAAGAGGGTGAAATCATTAAAAATGCAGGTGCCAAAGGAGCGGTTACAATCGCTACAAATATGGCAGGGCGCGGTGTTGACATTAAAGTAAATGATGAAGTGAGAGATTTGGGCGGTCTCTATATTATAGGAACAGAGAGACACGAAAATCGCCGTATAGATAATCAATTAAGAGGTAGAAGCGGACGCCAAGGTGATCCTGGAACTACACAGTTTTATCTATCTCTTGAAGACAACCTTCTTCGTATTTTTGGAAGCGACAAGATTAAAAGCATTATGGAGAGACTCGGTGTTGAAGACGGTGAATATATAGAGTCCAAAATGGTCACGCGTGCAGTTGAGAAAGCGCAGAAAAAAGT
Protein-coding regions in this window:
- the secA gene encoding preprotein translocase subunit SecA, encoding MLQALMGKIFGTTNDRELKKYTKIVNKINNLESKYKALKDDELKAAFLEIKNSVLNKEKSLDDVLPDSFAITREASVRTLNMRHFDVQLIGGVVLHEGRIAEMKTGEGKTLVATLPIVLNAITGKGVHLVTVNDYLASRDGNEMRPLYEFLGFSVGVILDEMHDPAVKKEVYNADITYGTNNEFGFDYLRDNMSYSRDHMVQRGHNFVIVDEVDSILIDEARTPLIISGPTNRALQDFADANKIALQLVKDEHFSVDEKDKVVLLTEEGITKAEELFKVENLYSPENASLSHILDQALKANYLFERDVDYVVNNGEVVIVDEFTGRLSEGRRYSEGLHQALEAKEGVEIKEETQTLADITFQNYFRMYDKLAGMTGTAQTEASEFAQIYSLDVISIPTNIPVIRKDLNDLIYKTEKEKFEAAIKKIKELSKTGQPVLIGTASIDKSEVLHEMLKKEKIAHTVLNAKNHAQEGEIIKNAGAKGAVTIATNMAGRGVDIKVNDEVRDLGGLYIIGTERHENRRIDNQLRGRSGRQGDPGTTQFYLSLEDNLLRIFGSDKIKSIMERLGVEDGEYIESKMVTRAVEKAQKKVENMHYEGRKQIVEYDDVANEQRKIIYKFRNQMLDPEYDISSKINEIRVEYIEHLLNSCDIFEGGAREDFNLEKLFKLIHEELNLELNINDFSSFDYNELLNSIVQSVKKAYDEKMSVLNKEVCNEIERELYLKELDSAWREHLYAMDNMKTGIRLRAYNQKDPLVEYKKESFNLFTELIADIKFNTVKTLQVIQFRIENPEEEAKKVAQQMDIERKINEAAMQFNLYNEEEKAPAKKIARNDPCPCGSGKKYKLCCGKSGPKKGVFAS
- the lolA gene encoding LolA-like outer membrane lipoprotein chaperone: MRYLFLTILISMQLFASLEEITSFEADFTQSITDEKDKTIIYSGHIVALKPQNVKWSYKKPVEKYVYINKFEVTVVEPEIEQVIIRRLESNFDFFKIISNAKKIEENKYLAYYRDSKFTIIKHNSLIESISYLDEFENRVKITFKNQKQNQVIDTTIFKPIFSLKFDIIRD